One stretch of Thermanaerosceptrum fracticalcis DNA includes these proteins:
- a CDS encoding solute carrier family 23 protein, producing MAIYREHGKEQPYIPMGLFKVRFPFIHYKWEWPEALQGLILVAVALGSIPVHQEILGVPFEVALVMVALNGLLYILHPTFGDPVFPGWITPAIPLVLAWCKGYTAGPDRIQAIIALQLSMAFVFFFLGFTGLAKKIVSFVPVSMRAGIILGAGLAATISVIQPKGRMTGQEVTILTGALICFLVLFSWRFAVAKEKNAFLAQLSKYGMLPGIIVAAIVGPIIGEIPIPKIQMGIIDLSLFGELVSKYTIFAVGFPGIKYFIDAIPLVIAAYIIAFGDFVLAEVVTKEADAVRDDEIIEFNPNRSNIISGFRNLVMGLFAPYGPLCGPLWAGGTIAIAERYKHGRKAMDSIWGGAGSFTIAMFIAGFFLPIISLVKPVLPAALSLTLLVQGFACCYIAMDMVKTKEERGVAGIMALFLATKTAAWGLAVGIILHLVIGVNDGKPAAAPAKPAGNALAE from the coding sequence ATGGCAATTTACCGTGAACATGGCAAGGAACAACCTTATATACCAATGGGGCTGTTCAAGGTTCGGTTTCCCTTCATTCATTACAAATGGGAATGGCCGGAGGCTTTACAGGGACTTATTCTGGTAGCAGTTGCCCTGGGTTCTATCCCCGTTCATCAGGAAATCCTGGGGGTACCTTTTGAAGTGGCCCTGGTTATGGTGGCGTTAAACGGCTTACTTTACATCCTGCATCCCACCTTTGGCGACCCTGTATTCCCAGGTTGGATCACGCCTGCTATTCCGTTAGTACTTGCCTGGTGTAAAGGTTATACCGCTGGCCCCGATAGGATACAGGCAATTATTGCCCTGCAATTATCAATGGCTTTCGTATTTTTCTTTTTAGGTTTTACTGGATTAGCCAAAAAGATAGTCTCTTTTGTACCCGTTTCCATGCGGGCAGGGATTATCTTAGGCGCCGGACTGGCTGCTACCATTAGTGTTATTCAGCCCAAGGGCCGTATGACCGGTCAAGAGGTTACTATTCTTACCGGTGCTCTCATCTGTTTCCTGGTCTTGTTCTCCTGGCGGTTTGCCGTGGCTAAGGAAAAAAATGCTTTCCTGGCTCAGTTGTCCAAGTATGGCATGCTTCCCGGGATTATCGTGGCAGCTATTGTCGGTCCCATTATCGGAGAAATACCCATTCCGAAAATTCAAATGGGTATTATAGATCTTAGTTTGTTCGGTGAACTGGTTTCTAAATATACTATATTTGCTGTTGGTTTTCCGGGAATAAAATACTTTATCGATGCTATACCCTTAGTTATTGCTGCTTACATTATCGCTTTCGGAGACTTTGTGCTGGCTGAGGTTGTTACCAAAGAAGCTGACGCTGTCCGCGATGACGAGATCATCGAGTTTAACCCCAACCGTTCCAACATCATTTCCGGTTTCCGTAACCTGGTTATGGGCCTTTTCGCTCCCTACGGACCTCTCTGCGGTCCCCTCTGGGCCGGCGGTACTATCGCTATAGCTGAACGTTATAAGCATGGACGCAAGGCTATGGACTCTATCTGGGGTGGTGCCGGTTCCTTTACCATTGCTATGTTTATTGCCGGATTCTTCCTGCCCATTATCAGTCTGGTTAAACCGGTTTTACCGGCGGCCCTCTCCTTAACCCTTTTGGTACAGGGATTTGCCTGCTGTTATATTGCCATGGATATGGTTAAAACCAAGGAAGAGCGCGGTGTGGCAGGAATTATGGCCCTGTTTTTAGCTACTAAGACAGCAGCCTGGGGGCTGGCTGTAGGTATTATTCTTCACCTGGTTATTGGTGTTAACGATGGTAAACCGGCGGCAGCCCCTGCAAAACCGGCAGGGAATGCCCTGGCAGAATAA
- a CDS encoding 4Fe-4S dicluster domain-containing protein — translation MCFLIKLLEVQNMAKELVLTPGKCTGCTTCALTCSITYHNEFNLAKSHIRIRKHDVEGVFEITFLSTCLKCHRCAEVCPSGCLRSVKLLDDIQEGGK, via the coding sequence ATGTGTTTCCTCATAAAGCTTTTGGAGGTACAAAATATGGCTAAAGAACTGGTATTAACACCGGGCAAATGTACGGGCTGTACTACGTGTGCCTTAACCTGCTCTATCACGTACCACAATGAATTTAACCTGGCCAAGTCTCACATTAGAATTAGGAAACATGATGTAGAAGGAGTATTCGAAATAACATTTTTATCCACCTGTCTAAAGTGCCATCGTTGTGCGGAAGTCTGCCCATCCGGGTGTCTGCGTTCTGTTAAATTATTGGATGATATCCAGGAGGGAGGAAAATAA
- a CDS encoding aldehyde ferredoxin oxidoreductase family protein, translating to MYGYAGKLLDIDLSRQYVKEIPLETELIQKYISGVGFSTKIVYDQVPPGADPLGPESVICFAVGVLTGTNIPTACRTEVSAKSPATELFGTSNSGSFWGSELKYAGYDGIIIRGRAATPVYLYITTDKVEILPALHLWGKDAWDTLGLIRQKFLDEEIQVAAIGPGGEKLCRFASIQNGPYDAWGRTGLGAVMGSKNLKAIAVRGNKPLRVHDKKKYQKAVEKCREAIYKSPFYGPFSKFGTMLATIPYYEFGALPGRNFQTGVLKGWLETRSRNLVPKYSKRGIACIACPIACAHWVEVKEGPYAGLQVKDMEVTPLIGFAAGCDINNIPAVAKITEICQRYGIDLVSTAGTVAFAMELYQRGILSEKEIGFKLEWGNEAALFRLIDLIVRREGIGDILAEGTKRAGEKIPGASYYAMQIKGLEIPMADPRGRWSTWTFGNITNIRGGDHLRNRNPVENLRYNKNPLEYNWEAFGFPDELYEYLDMPQKIKEEIFHPESKDVNIPKMSKWAEDLISLYNTLGMCIRPPVLQAVGPTLLAELYSSLTGIEITGEELMRAGERVWNLQKLFNLREGEKKEDSVYPQRFYQEMLPDGPSRGRILDPAKVKETLEEYYEARGWDRDAGIPTKEKLRELEISV from the coding sequence ATGTACGGGTATGCAGGGAAATTGCTGGATATTGATTTATCAAGGCAATACGTAAAAGAAATCCCTCTGGAGACGGAATTGATACAAAAATATATTAGTGGTGTGGGATTTTCCACAAAGATTGTCTATGATCAAGTGCCTCCCGGGGCAGATCCCCTGGGGCCGGAAAGCGTAATTTGCTTTGCTGTAGGAGTACTAACCGGCACAAATATTCCTACGGCCTGCCGTACTGAAGTTTCCGCCAAATCCCCGGCTACAGAGCTGTTTGGTACGTCAAATTCCGGGAGTTTTTGGGGAAGTGAACTGAAATATGCCGGTTACGACGGGATTATCATCAGGGGGCGGGCTGCTACACCCGTTTATCTCTATATAACGACCGATAAAGTAGAAATTTTACCCGCTCTTCACCTCTGGGGCAAGGATGCCTGGGATACGTTAGGCCTTATCAGGCAAAAGTTTTTGGATGAGGAGATTCAGGTTGCAGCTATAGGGCCTGGTGGAGAAAAATTATGTCGTTTTGCCAGTATCCAGAACGGTCCCTATGACGCCTGGGGCCGGACAGGACTGGGAGCTGTAATGGGCTCAAAAAATTTAAAAGCTATTGCCGTACGGGGCAATAAACCTCTTCGCGTTCATGATAAAAAGAAATATCAGAAAGCCGTGGAAAAATGCCGTGAGGCTATTTATAAATCTCCCTTTTACGGTCCTTTCAGTAAGTTTGGTACCATGCTGGCAACCATCCCCTATTATGAATTTGGTGCACTTCCCGGCCGAAATTTCCAAACAGGGGTTTTAAAGGGCTGGCTGGAGACCCGCAGCCGTAATCTGGTACCCAAATACAGTAAACGGGGAATTGCCTGTATAGCCTGTCCTATAGCCTGCGCTCACTGGGTTGAGGTAAAAGAAGGACCTTATGCGGGCCTGCAGGTAAAGGATATGGAAGTAACGCCTTTAATTGGCTTTGCGGCAGGGTGTGATATTAATAACATTCCTGCTGTGGCTAAAATTACCGAAATATGCCAGCGATACGGAATTGATCTGGTTTCCACTGCCGGCACGGTGGCTTTTGCCATGGAGTTATACCAAAGAGGCATCTTATCAGAAAAAGAGATTGGTTTTAAGCTGGAATGGGGCAATGAGGCTGCCCTTTTCCGGTTGATTGATTTAATTGTTAGGCGGGAAGGTATAGGCGACATTTTAGCGGAGGGCACAAAAAGAGCCGGAGAGAAAATACCGGGAGCATCCTATTATGCCATGCAAATCAAGGGATTAGAAATACCTATGGCCGATCCCCGGGGCCGCTGGTCCACATGGACTTTTGGAAATATTACCAATATCAGGGGCGGGGACCACCTGCGCAACCGGAATCCTGTGGAAAATTTAAGATATAATAAGAATCCTCTCGAATATAATTGGGAAGCGTTTGGCTTTCCCGATGAGCTATATGAGTACCTGGATATGCCCCAGAAAATTAAGGAGGAAATATTCCATCCCGAATCAAAAGATGTGAATATTCCTAAGATGTCCAAGTGGGCGGAGGATCTGATTTCCTTATACAATACCCTTGGCATGTGTATTCGGCCTCCAGTGCTTCAGGCCGTTGGGCCTACTCTCCTTGCTGAGCTTTATTCCTCCCTTACCGGAATAGAAATAACAGGGGAAGAACTAATGAGAGCAGGGGAAAGGGTTTGGAATCTCCAAAAACTTTTTAACCTGCGTGAAGGAGAGAAAAAAGAGGACAGTGTTTATCCCCAGCGGTTTTATCAAGAGATGCTCCCCGATGGCCCTAGCCGGGGAAGAATCCTTGATCCTGCTAAGGTTAAAGAAACATTGGAAGAGTACTATGAGGCCCGTGGCTGGGACCGGGACGCGGGTATTCCCACAAAAGAGAAATTACGGGAACTGGAGATATCTGTGTAG